A part of Olleya sp. Bg11-27 genomic DNA contains:
- a CDS encoding amidophosphoribosyltransferase, giving the protein MSDALKHECGIALIRLRKPLEFYKEKYGSAFYGVNKMYLMMEKQHNRGQDGAGFASIKMDTLPGERYISRVRSIAQQPIQDIFAQINDRINKELADHPEYQDSVALQKKHIPYIGELLLGHVRYGTFGKNSVESVHPFLRQNNWMHRNLILAGNFNMTNVKELFQSLVDLGQHPKEYTDTITIMEKIGHFLDDAVSKIYKELKNEGYGKHECSPLIAERLKIAKILRRAAKNWDGGYAMAGLIGHGDAFVLRDPAGIRPVYYYTDDEIVVVASERPVIQTVFNVEFDDVKELTPGHALISKKSGAVSIKKILEPLERKSCSFERIYFSRGSDAEIYQERKMLGRLLMPKVLKAIDNDTENSVFSYIPNTAETSFYGMIETVEEHLNEKKTKAILNGNGKLSADQVTSILKERPRIEKIAIKDVKLRTFITEDSSRDDLVAHVYDVTYGVIKPTDNLVIIDDSIVRGTTLKKSIIKMMDRLHPKKIVIVSSAPQIRFPDCYGIDMANLETLVAFNAALALLKENGKYDLVEEVYHRCKAQEGLLDKDVKNFVNEIYDQFTTEQISAKISELLTDDSVKAEVEIIFQPVSNLHKAIPDHLGDWYFTGNYPTAGGNRVVNRAFINFYEGNKERAY; this is encoded by the coding sequence ATGAGTGATGCTTTAAAACACGAGTGCGGAATTGCACTTATTAGATTACGTAAACCTTTAGAATTTTACAAAGAGAAATATGGTAGTGCATTTTATGGTGTAAATAAAATGTATTTAATGATGGAAAAGCAACACAATCGCGGTCAAGATGGTGCTGGTTTTGCAAGTATTAAAATGGACACATTGCCAGGAGAACGTTATATTAGTCGTGTACGCTCAATCGCACAACAACCTATACAGGATATTTTTGCTCAAATTAATGACCGTATTAATAAAGAATTAGCAGATCATCCAGAATACCAAGATAGCGTTGCCCTTCAAAAAAAGCACATCCCTTATATTGGAGAGCTATTATTAGGTCACGTACGTTATGGAACTTTTGGTAAAAACAGCGTAGAAAGTGTACATCCTTTTTTAAGACAAAATAACTGGATGCACCGTAACCTGATTTTAGCAGGTAACTTTAACATGACTAATGTTAAGGAGCTTTTTCAAAGTTTAGTTGATCTTGGACAACACCCAAAAGAATATACGGACACCATTACTATAATGGAAAAAATAGGTCACTTTTTAGATGATGCTGTAAGCAAAATTTATAAAGAACTTAAAAACGAAGGTTATGGTAAGCATGAATGCTCTCCTTTAATAGCTGAACGTTTAAAAATTGCTAAAATATTAAGACGCGCTGCAAAAAACTGGGATGGTGGTTATGCTATGGCAGGTTTAATTGGACATGGAGATGCTTTTGTACTGCGTGATCCAGCAGGAATACGCCCAGTGTACTATTACACTGATGACGAGATTGTTGTTGTCGCTTCAGAGCGTCCAGTAATACAAACCGTATTTAATGTAGAATTTGATGATGTCAAGGAGTTAACGCCAGGCCATGCTTTAATCTCTAAAAAATCTGGTGCAGTTTCAATAAAAAAAATATTAGAACCTTTAGAACGCAAATCATGTAGTTTTGAGCGTATTTACTTTTCTAGAGGAAGTGATGCCGAAATATATCAAGAACGTAAAATGTTGGGTCGCTTATTAATGCCGAAAGTTTTAAAGGCAATTGATAATGATACAGAAAATTCTGTATTTTCATACATACCCAATACAGCAGAAACGTCGTTTTACGGGATGATTGAAACTGTAGAAGAGCATTTAAACGAAAAGAAAACAAAAGCTATTTTAAACGGTAACGGAAAGTTATCCGCAGATCAAGTGACGTCTATTTTAAAAGAAAGACCTCGTATCGAAAAAATAGCTATAAAGGATGTAAAACTAAGAACCTTTATTACGGAAGACAGTAGTCGTGACGACTTAGTTGCACACGTTTACGATGTCACTTACGGTGTTATCAAACCAACGGATAACTTGGTTATTATTGACGATAGTATTGTACGTGGGACAACCTTAAAAAAGAGTATTATTAAAATGATGGACAGATTACATCCTAAAAAGATTGTAATTGTATCCTCAGCACCACAAATACGTTTTCCTGATTGCTATGGTATTGATATGGCTAATCTAGAAACTTTAGTTGCTTTTAATGCTGCTTTAGCCTTACTTAAAGAAAATGGTAAGTACGACTTAGTAGAAGAAGTTTACCACAGATGTAAAGCACAAGAAGGATTATTAGATAAAGATGTTAAGAATTTTGTAAACGAAATATATGATCAGTTTACGACAGAACAAATTTCGGCTAAAATATCTGAGCTCTTAACAGACGATTCAGTAAAAGCTGAAGTGGAAATTATTTTTCAACCAGTATCTAACCTGCATAAAGCTATTCCTGATCATTTAGGAGATTGGTATTTTACAGGTAATTACCCGACTGCTGGAGGAAACAGAGTGGTTAACAGAGCATTTATTAATTTTTATGAAGGCAACAAAGAACGCGCCTATTAA
- a CDS encoding superoxide dismutase gives MAFELPKLKYAYDALEPNIDARTMEIHYTKHHNGYTTKLNAAIEGTDLEGKSIEDILANLDMKNMAVRNNGGGFYNHSLFWEVMNPEGKGRLSGDLKDAIEAAYGSFEAFKDAFSKAAATQFGSGWAWLCVHKGGKVEVCSTPNQDNPLMPGVTCEGTPILGLDVWEHAYYLNYQNRRPDYIDAFFNVINWNEVERRYAEAK, from the coding sequence ATGGCATTTGAATTACCAAAATTAAAATACGCGTATGATGCATTAGAACCAAATATCGATGCACGTACAATGGAGATACACTACACTAAGCACCATAACGGTTATACAACTAAATTAAATGCTGCTATAGAAGGAACTGATTTAGAAGGGAAATCTATCGAAGATATTCTTGCTAACTTGGATATGAAAAATATGGCTGTTAGAAATAACGGTGGAGGTTTTTATAACCACTCATTGTTTTGGGAAGTTATGAATCCAGAAGGAAAAGGACGTTTGTCTGGAGATTTAAAAGATGCTATTGAAGCAGCTTATGGCTCTTTTGAAGCTTTTAAAGATGCTTTTAGTAAAGCAGCAGCAACACAATTTGGTTCAGGTTGGGCTTGGTTATGTGTGCATAAAGGTGGAAAGGTTGAAGTATGTTCTACTCCAAACCAAGATAATCCATTAATGCCAGGTGTAACTTGCGAAGGAACTCCAATCTTAGGATTAGATGTTTGGGAGCATGCTTATTACTTAAACTACCAAAACAGAAGACCTGATTATATTGATGCTTTCTTTAATGTAATTAACTGGAATGAAGTTGAAAGACGTTATGCAGAAGCTAAATAA